A genomic region of Phosphitispora fastidiosa contains the following coding sequences:
- the cas8a1 gene encoding type I-B CRISPR-associated protein Cas8b1/Cst1: MNDKLNNSSIDSEDLKKLLEDLKTYLQRNSYKSGYAIAKQKADHYDPLEALKSIKDIEDDKEKIKKAIEVTDYIINYPEIFCFKDIAYTKVSKLWNNISFLYPQNSKKDMIDTHRTVFIKPVKDWVNKSPRAKDYCIECGISVPASFSTGLSWLHDMGVDHKRKYSYFWNFRPDSYLCPLCAFIYSCAPLGFSYADYGNDCVFINNSESIKLLQDDNIGAKGDIDDAVKEENIGRLTYRLISRMVNEQLRQKQKYELSNIQVIMKRQDGRYNINLLSKTHLIVIKECGRELEKLTGIYLTLRNKERLYIFEETLHNLINGYSQYGLINMALRRGFSEGEYAGYVWSLLKVQLASKLYGKGGRAMVTDNMIFAISQAGIRFRGKFENKDKNETQKDSTDNKLRGFAYQLLNALQVGDCSGFLNIATRMYIGMGEPVPNLFIKMINDEETFKSLGYAYVLGLKGTADEYTKDKQKNNGSDKNIKEAQL, translated from the coding sequence ATGAATGACAAGCTTAATAATAGTTCAATAGATAGCGAAGACCTGAAAAAGTTACTGGAGGATCTTAAAACATATCTCCAAAGAAATAGTTACAAATCAGGTTATGCAATTGCTAAACAAAAGGCTGACCATTACGACCCATTAGAGGCATTGAAGTCAATAAAAGACATAGAAGACGATAAAGAAAAAATAAAGAAGGCTATTGAAGTAACAGATTATATAATAAACTACCCTGAGATATTTTGTTTTAAAGATATTGCTTACACTAAAGTATCAAAACTTTGGAACAACATTTCCTTTTTATACCCCCAAAATAGCAAGAAAGATATGATTGACACCCACCGAACAGTATTCATCAAACCAGTCAAGGATTGGGTTAACAAGTCGCCGAGGGCTAAAGATTATTGTATTGAATGCGGAATATCTGTTCCGGCCTCCTTTTCAACAGGGTTGTCGTGGCTTCATGATATGGGTGTGGACCATAAAAGAAAATACTCTTATTTCTGGAACTTTAGACCGGACTCTTATTTGTGTCCTCTTTGCGCTTTTATTTATTCCTGTGCACCGTTAGGATTTTCCTATGCGGATTATGGCAATGACTGTGTTTTCATCAATAACAGTGAAAGCATTAAATTGTTGCAGGATGACAATATTGGTGCTAAGGGGGATATTGATGACGCGGTTAAAGAGGAGAATATTGGCAGGCTGACATACCGCCTCATCTCCCGCATGGTCAACGAACAGTTGCGGCAAAAGCAAAAATATGAATTAAGCAATATACAAGTGATTATGAAACGGCAGGATGGGCGTTATAACATTAACCTGCTGTCTAAGACCCACCTAATAGTCATAAAAGAATGTGGCAGAGAACTGGAGAAATTAACGGGAATTTATTTAACCCTGCGTAACAAGGAACGTTTATATATTTTTGAAGAGACTCTTCATAATCTAATCAACGGATATTCCCAGTATGGGCTGATTAATATGGCCCTGCGCAGGGGATTTTCTGAAGGAGAATATGCGGGATATGTGTGGTCTTTGCTAAAAGTTCAATTGGCTTCAAAATTATATGGAAAAGGGGGAAGGGCGATGGTAACTGACAATATGATCTTTGCGATTTCACAGGCCGGAATACGTTTTAGGGGAAAGTTTGAGAATAAAGATAAAAATGAAACCCAAAAGGACAGCACGGATAATAAACTTAGAGGGTTTGCCTATCAACTGTTAAATGCACTTCAAGTGGGAGATTGCAGCGGATTTTTAAATATTGCCACCCGTATGTATATAGGTATGGGGGAACCTGTACCCAACTTGTTTATTAAAATGATAAATGACGAGGAAACGTTTAAGAGTTTGGGATATGCTTATGTTCTAGGTCTTAAGGGTACGGCGGATGAATACACGAAAGACAAACAGAAAAATAATGGCTCGGATAAGAACATTAAGGAGGCTCAATTATAA
- the cas6 gene encoding CRISPR-associated endoribonuclease Cas6 gives MRMKLLYELQNCTLDLDYRRMLLSFIKKSLEENDKDFFQEMYRKEPKTKQFTFSTHLSQAKYTEDCVLLDKPEFEMRFSTADYGIFVKLYNSLLRQKNIAFPIKHHNVLKLLRIYLENETAINTEELFIYFVSPLVVREHLREANKDNYYIYSDEQFLPCLKTIIKNDIEGHELLTGSMVDNLVIETVSGKFVLVKAFGSRIPASLGKFRLQGDKRLLKHLFDSGIGSRRGEGFGMFNLM, from the coding sequence ATGAGAATGAAGCTTCTATATGAGTTGCAAAATTGCACACTTGATCTTGATTACCGCAGAATGCTTCTAAGCTTTATAAAAAAATCCCTGGAGGAAAATGATAAGGACTTTTTTCAGGAAATGTATAGGAAAGAACCAAAAACAAAGCAATTTACTTTTTCTACTCATCTCAGTCAGGCAAAGTATACGGAAGACTGCGTTTTATTGGACAAACCAGAATTTGAAATGCGTTTTTCAACAGCAGATTATGGGATTTTTGTAAAGCTTTACAACTCCTTGCTCAGACAGAAAAACATAGCCTTTCCGATAAAACACCACAATGTTTTAAAACTATTAAGGATTTATTTGGAAAATGAAACAGCTATCAATACAGAAGAATTATTCATTTATTTCGTCAGTCCGCTGGTTGTACGGGAACATTTAAGGGAAGCAAACAAAGACAACTATTACATTTATTCTGATGAACAATTTCTGCCCTGCTTAAAAACTATTATTAAAAATGACATTGAAGGCCATGAACTTCTAACAGGGTCAATGGTTGATAATTTAGTCATTGAAACGGTTTCAGGTAAATTTGTGCTGGTTAAGGCTTTTGGTTCAAGGATTCCGGCAAGCCTTGGCAAATTCAGGCTTCAAGGGGACAAGCGGCTTCTGAAACACCTGTTTGACAGCGGGATAGGTTCTCGAAGGGGTGAGGGGTTTGGCATGTTTAATTTGATGTAG
- a CDS encoding DNA cytosine methyltransferase: protein MGGAYKSGGGKVGFYRRLDYEQPSPTLVTSPVQKATMFCHPTQDRPPSVREYARIQQFPDSWTIEGTVGNCYRQIGNAVPLGLGRAVGQVLKAVAEGTVIC, encoded by the coding sequence ATGGGCGGGGCGTATAAAAGCGGTGGAGGTAAAGTTGGTTTTTACCGCCGTTTGGATTATGAACAACCATCCCCGACTCTTGTAACGAGTCCGGTGCAAAAAGCAACCATGTTTTGCCATCCAACTCAAGACAGACCCCCATCTGTCCGTGAATATGCGAGGATACAGCAATTCCCTGACTCTTGGACAATTGAAGGCACTGTTGGTAACTGTTACCGTCAAATTGGTAACGCTGTTCCGCTAGGGCTTGGAAGGGCAGTGGGGCAAGTGCTTAAAGCTGTGGCAGAAGGGACAGTTATATGTTAA
- a CDS encoding DNA cytosine methyltransferase, with translation MSFPVISLFSGAMGLDLGLEKAGLEIKIGQDFDPWCAKTASANNRPFILGDIRKLIAEDQFCNFLLKPAGLAPGDAFAVVGGPPCQPFSTAGKRLGTNDPRGSLFMEFCHVIRVSRPRFFVMENVKGLVSAAIKHIPLKERNGKPQKPEELPGSVFQVIKDTFQELGYKLAYGILDAVHYGVPQFRERLLIIGSRDHEDIFLPKPTHFHFHQNPNYRWVILREAIEDLENTTGLCATFSPARLNYLRLVPMGGTGGTYHRIWWSKQWAGRIKAVEVKLVFTAVWIMNNHPRLL, from the coding sequence ATGTCATTTCCGGTAATATCTCTTTTCAGTGGTGCAATGGGGTTAGACCTAGGACTAGAAAAAGCCGGTCTGGAGATTAAGATTGGACAGGACTTTGACCCTTGGTGTGCCAAAACTGCTTCTGCAAATAATAGACCTTTTATCCTTGGGGATATACGTAAGTTAATAGCTGAAGACCAGTTTTGTAATTTTCTACTAAAACCAGCAGGATTAGCGCCCGGTGATGCTTTTGCCGTAGTTGGTGGACCCCCGTGCCAGCCATTTAGTACTGCAGGGAAGCGTTTAGGAACAAATGATCCCCGTGGAAGCTTATTTATGGAATTTTGCCACGTAATACGGGTTTCCAGGCCTCGTTTCTTCGTCATGGAGAATGTTAAAGGCTTAGTATCTGCTGCTATAAAGCATATTCCTCTGAAAGAAAGGAACGGAAAGCCACAGAAACCTGAAGAATTACCTGGCTCAGTATTCCAAGTTATAAAAGACACTTTTCAGGAATTGGGATATAAGTTGGCTTACGGAATTCTTGATGCTGTCCATTATGGTGTCCCACAGTTCCGGGAGCGGCTCTTAATAATCGGTTCTCGTGACCACGAGGATATTTTTCTACCAAAGCCTACACATTTCCACTTCCATCAAAACCCTAATTACAGATGGGTTATTTTAAGGGAAGCCATAGAGGACTTAGAAAATACCACTGGTTTATGTGCAACATTCTCGCCAGCAAGGTTGAATTATTTACGCCTTGTCCCGATGGGGGGAACTGGAGGAACTTACCACCGGATTTGGTGGAGCAAGCAATGGGCGGGGCGTATAAAAGCGGTGGAGGTAAAGTTGGTTTTTACCGCCGTTTGGATTATGAACAACCATCCCCGACTCTTGTAA
- a CDS encoding DIP1984 family protein has product MKLAEALILRADLQKRVEQIKSRLISYAKVQEGEIPAENPQDLLDELEKVRQQLTELIKRINRTNGTVKFNDTDTISDILTEREQIWNKRMILSHLTEAAMIKHDRYSRSELRYLSTVNVKDLQKQVDELSRQYRELDTRIQEKNWTIDLMQ; this is encoded by the coding sequence GTGAAATTAGCTGAGGCATTAATCTTGAGGGCAGACCTTCAAAAGAGGGTTGAACAAATTAAATCAAGATTGATTAGTTATGCTAAGGTTCAGGAAGGAGAAATACCTGCTGAAAATCCCCAGGATTTACTGGATGAGTTGGAAAAGGTAAGGCAGCAATTGACCGAATTAATCAAAAGAATAAATAGAACAAATGGCACGGTTAAGTTCAATGATACGGATACAATTTCTGACATTTTAACTGAAAGAGAGCAAATATGGAACAAACGCATGATTTTGAGCCATTTGACAGAAGCAGCTATGATTAAGCATGACAGGTATAGTAGGTCCGAGCTTAGATACCTGAGCACAGTTAACGTTAAGGACCTGCAAAAACAGGTAGATGAACTATCGCGTCAGTATAGGGAGTTAGACACCAGAATTCAGGAAAAGAACTGGACTATTGATTTAATGCAATAA
- a CDS encoding DIP1984 family protein, producing MKLAEALILKEDLQERLEKIEVRLLNNANVQEGEIPVENPQDLMADLEQVTEELTGLVIRINRTLGTVKFNDTDTISDIITKIDGILNKREILSNFAEAAMIKPDRYRRSDLRYLSTVNVKELQKQVDELSRQYRELDTRFQEKNWTIDLVE from the coding sequence GTGAAATTAGCTGAGGCATTAATCCTGAAGGAGGATCTTCAGGAAAGGCTTGAAAAGATTGAAGTAAGACTGCTCAATAATGCGAATGTCCAGGAGGGAGAAATTCCTGTTGAAAATCCTCAGGATTTAATGGCTGATTTGGAACAGGTAACGGAGGAATTGACTGGCTTAGTAATAAGAATAAATAGAACACTTGGCACGGTAAAGTTTAATGATACGGATACAATTTCCGATATAATAACCAAAATAGACGGAATACTGAATAAACGCGAGATTTTGAGCAATTTTGCGGAAGCAGCTATGATTAAGCCTGACAGGTACAGGAGGTCCGATCTTAGATACCTAAGCACAGTTAACGTTAAGGAGTTGCAAAAACAGGTGGATGAACTATCGCGCCAGTATAGGGAGTTAGATACCAGATTTCAGGAAAAGAACTGGACTATTGATTTAGTGGAATAG
- a CDS encoding helix-turn-helix transcriptional regulator: MPKNLENRDSQIKCLQQNLAAIRKIAGWTAEQLADKIGVTKQTISNLETGKTPLNLTQYIAIRAIVDYEIETNKENTVLPQVVTILLDKCNELNEEDYNKVKEAINVVSISAAGGVTGATLASVFMGLLSGIPSAALIGAGIALGPIGVIGGAVTGSWLKKILKKNEQKKDK; this comes from the coding sequence ATGCCAAAAAATCTTGAAAATAGGGACTCTCAAATTAAATGTTTACAGCAAAATCTTGCAGCAATCAGGAAAATTGCTGGATGGACTGCAGAGCAACTCGCCGATAAAATTGGTGTGACTAAGCAGACTATCAGCAATCTTGAAACTGGCAAAACACCGTTGAATCTTACTCAATATATTGCTATACGAGCTATTGTCGACTATGAAATAGAAACAAACAAGGAAAATACGGTTCTTCCACAGGTCGTTACTATATTGTTGGATAAATGCAACGAATTGAATGAGGAGGACTATAACAAAGTCAAAGAAGCAATTAATGTGGTTTCTATTTCTGCAGCAGGCGGAGTAACAGGGGCAACATTAGCTTCAGTATTCATGGGATTACTAAGTGGAATTCCTTCAGCTGCGCTAATTGGCGCAGGAATTGCATTAGGACCTATCGGAGTAATAGGCGGAGCAGTCACCGGTTCATGGCTCAAAAAAATACTAAAAAAGAACGAACAGAAAAAAGATAAATAA
- a CDS encoding tyrosine-type recombinase/integrase, protein MGKKSVPSPTRQVELCLKSLESYGQSKHEAKIEHNGEYLDGIYSHKTMKTYMNLCCTFSKWAKAEHGVKKLINLKPEITEKYFEKLKAEGKSPWTLQTVRSALRKLETGVKVRFQRTIEIVPKNLTLPIRERKARKNRGAYSREDADRIIGAVRKENYPRGLMLEVQDTVGLRIQEVTKIRVHDIDFKKGVLTVKGKGGRVRQLPVPQNILKKFREVIERENLTANRKIFTEKIREVERQVKRICQRLGIPEKGTHGFRHHYAISEYLRLRMSGLTDRQARLAVSRLLGHNRLDVTYSYIPREFTDLANLIVSVFHLTLLRNAQRGV, encoded by the coding sequence ATGGGGAAAAAGTCAGTACCAAGTCCGACCCGCCAGGTGGAACTATGCCTGAAGTCACTGGAATCCTATGGACAGTCGAAGCATGAAGCGAAAATTGAACATAATGGAGAATATCTTGACGGAATATACAGCCACAAAACAATGAAAACGTATATGAATCTCTGTTGCACTTTTTCAAAATGGGCAAAGGCAGAGCATGGGGTGAAGAAGTTAATCAATCTAAAGCCGGAAATTACCGAAAAATACTTTGAAAAGCTTAAAGCAGAGGGGAAAAGTCCCTGGACTCTCCAGACAGTGCGAAGTGCTCTCAGGAAGTTGGAAACTGGGGTGAAAGTCCGATTTCAGCGAACCATTGAAATCGTGCCGAAAAACCTTACTCTGCCTATAAGAGAAAGAAAAGCCCGAAAGAATAGAGGCGCTTATAGTCGGGAAGATGCAGATAGAATCATTGGAGCGGTCCGAAAGGAGAATTATCCAAGAGGGTTGATGCTTGAAGTTCAGGACACTGTAGGATTGCGAATCCAAGAAGTTACCAAAATCAGAGTTCATGATATTGACTTCAAGAAAGGAGTCTTAACGGTCAAAGGCAAAGGAGGGCGTGTTAGGCAGCTTCCAGTTCCGCAAAACATACTGAAGAAGTTTCGGGAAGTTATTGAGAGAGAAAACCTGACAGCCAACAGAAAAATATTTACTGAAAAAATTCGGGAAGTGGAAAGGCAGGTTAAGAGAATTTGCCAGAGATTAGGGATTCCTGAAAAGGGGACACACGGTTTCAGACACCACTATGCTATTTCCGAGTACCTAAGATTAAGAATGTCGGGGCTAACAGATAGGCAGGCACGTCTTGCAGTGAGCAGATTATTGGGCCATAACCGCTTAGACGTTACCTATTCATATATTCCCAGAGAGTTTACTGACCTCGCAAATCTGATAGTCTCAGTATTTCATCTGACTCTGTTGCGCAATGCCCAAAGAGGTGTCTAA